The DNA segment ACTATTCATACGTGTAAAAATCCCTTTTAGGGATTTTTTTTGTTTATCTAGCTCCTTTATTGCATAAACACGTTTATGTATGTAAATTTTTGTTTACTTGTTCTGAAAATTCAATTAACATAAAAGGGACTTACATAGATATAGAGGGGGAAATCATTATGCTAAAAAAATGGGGTGCTGGCTTAACTGCATCTACTGTTATTCTAGCTCTAACTGCCTGTGGTAACGGAAATGAAGAAGGGACGGGAGGAGCTGACGATACGGAAGAAGCGTCATTTACAATTGGCGCCACTCAAATCTTAGAGCACCCATCCTTAGATGCAGCTTATAAAGGGTTTCAGGATGCACTTGAAGATGCAGGAATTAATGCAGAGTACTCGTTTCAGTCTGCTCAAGGGGATCCGAATAATACATCAACGATTGCAACAAATTTTGTTTCAGATGGAGTAGACTTAATTTTTGCTAATTCAACACCAAGTGCGATCAGTGCCTTGCAAGCTACGCAAGATATTCCAATCGTTTTTACTTCTGTTACAGATCCAGTTGAAGCCGGCCTTGTTACTGCACTTGACGAACCTGGTGATTTAATTACTGGAGTAAGAGATCTTCACCCAGAAGCGATTAGCGATACGGTTGCTTTTATAGAAGAGAATTTCCCTGATTCCACCATTGGTCTTGTTTATAATGCAGGAGAATCGAATTCGGTTGTTCAGATTGATGCGATCAAAGATGAAGTAGATAGTACTTCTTTAAGTACAACAGAACGAACGGTCGCAACGTCTGCAGATGTTCAATCCGCAGCAACGGCTCTCGCCGATGATGCAGATCTTATTTATCTTGTTACTGATAATACGGTGATTTCCGCATTGGAATCCATCGTTGGGATTGCTAACGATCGTGATCTTCCTTTAATTGCAAGCGATCCTGAATCACTTGATTCTGGAGCATTTGCTGCGTTTGGTGTGAATTTCCACACACTTGGTTACCAGGCTGGCGAAATGGCTGTAGATATCTTAAATGGAGATAAATCACCAAGTGAGCTACCTGTCCAATCTCCAGCTGATATCAACCTAGTAATCAATCGTGAGGCTGCAGAGGCACAAGGGATTGAGTGGAAGGAAGAATGGGAAGACGCAGCAAGCACATACGAATCAAATTGATAAGAATAGACCGACCTCTTTATTAGGTCGGTTTTACGTTTAAAGGAGAAGTGGTACTATGCTTGCATTCTACGGGGCATTAGAGCTCGGATTTATCTATGCCATTATGGCACTTGGAGTCTATTTAACCTTTCGAATTCTTGACTTTCCTGACTTAACAGTAGACGGAAGTTTTGTTACAGGTGCTGCAGTTGCGGCTATTTCGATAGTGAACGGCGTTGACCCTTTTGTTTCAACCATCCTTGCCGTTTTAGCAGGTTTTGTTGCTGGTTGTATGACAGGGATTCTTCACACAAAAGGAAGTATTAATCCGCTTTTAGCAGGAATTTTAATGATGATCGCTCTTTATTCGATTAATCTACGAATTATGGGTATGCCTCGAGTGTCTTTATTAAATGAACCGACTGTGTTTGCTTGGGTTCGTGAAAGATGGGACGCACTTGGATTAGATCAACCATTCCGCTCATTTTTTGAAGGATTGGGACTGACAACCTTGCCTTCAACATGGTCACTTATGTTCATCATGCTCTTATTAATTATTGTCATTAAAGGTATAACAGACTATTTTCTTAAAACAGAAGTCGGTCTTGCTATTCGCGCAACCGGAGACAACAAACGAATGATTCGCAGCTTTTCAGCCAATACAGACCACTATATTATTCTTGGGCTTGGACTATCAAATGGATTAGTCGCGTTATCAGGTTCACTCATCGCTCAGCAAGGTGGATTTGCTGATGCGGGTATGGGGATAGGAATGATTATTATTGGACTCGCTTCAGTCATTATTGGGGAAGCGTTATTCGGTACAAAGTCCATTTTTCGGACAACCTTAGCTGTTATTTTTGGTGCCATTATTTATCGAATTGTTGTTGCGTTTGCACTTAAAGTTGATTTTCTGGAAGCTGGAGACATGAAGTTAATTACAGCTATTTTAGTTATTGTTGCATTAATCTCTCCTAAAATGATCGAGAAACAGCGAGAGCGAATGAAGCGAAAACAAAAGCATCGACTGGCTAAAAAGGAAGGGGGCGCAAATCATGCTAAATCTGCGTAATGTGTCTCTTACATTTAACGAAGGCACGTCTGACGAAAAAAAGGCTCTACAAACAATAGAACTACACCTGAAAAAAGGAGACTTTGTTACGATTATTGGCAGTAACGGAGCTGGTAAGTCTACATTAATGAATGTCATTTCTGGTGCTCTTCTACCAGATGAAGGTGATGTACAAATTGATGGCCAGACAGTAATAAAGCATCAAGAGTATAAACGATCCGCGTTAATTGGCAGGGTTTTTCAAGACCCAATGGCTGGAACAGCACCCACGATGACAATTGAGGAGAATTTAGCGATTGCTTACTCAAGAAACCGAAAACGATCGTTAAAGCCAGGTGTGAATAAACAAAGAAAGTCTTTTTTTAAAGAGTCGCTTGAAACCCTTCACCTTGGACTTGAAAATCGTTTGTCGGCAAAAGTCGGTATGCTATCAGGTGGGGAAAGACAAGCATTGTCTCTTCTAATGGCTACATTTACAGAACCGAGCATTCTTTTACTCGATGAGCATACTGCTGCCTTAGATCCATCCAAACAAGAGTTGATCACGAACCTAACGCGTGAAATTGTTGATCGGCATCATTTAACAACATTAATGGTGACACATAATATGCAGCAAGCCATTGATTTAGGAAATCGTCTCATTATGATGGACCAAGGAAAGATCATCTTAGATGTTCCTGAATCTAAAAAGCAGCATATGACAGTTGAAGGGTTGTTATCTGAATTCAAACGTATACGAGGGACGCAAATTGAAAGTGATCGAGCTGTGCTGGGATAATGAATTAAAACTCATTCGTTTTGCGGATGAGTTTTTTTATTTGATTTTAAACTGGTCTAAAATGACACTTGTGTTCCTCAAAAAAACACTTTATAATTACACCTGTTGAATACAGATGTCTTTTTATAGAGGACGTATTTAGTACATATAACAGATACTTTACATCGAGAGTGGAGCAGATATGAAAAAATTCTTATTATCTTGGAACAAGCTTGGCTTAGTCAAACAAATAGTAATTGGACTTCTTGTTGGGATCGTTCTTGCGATAACAATCCCTGATATTGCATCTCCTGTTAGCATTCTAGGAACGTTATTTGTAGGTGTTCTTAAAGCGATTGCCCCCATTTTGGTGCTATTCTTAGTTATCTCATCTATTGCACAGCATCAAAAAAATAAGAAAACAAACATGAAATCAATCATTGTTTTATATTTGGTTGGCACGTTTTCTGCTGCGGTTATCGCGGTCATTGCAAGTTTCATGTTTCCGGTGCGTTTGGATTTAGTAGATAGTCCAGAAGGGTTCGTAGCTCCAGAAGGAATCGTTGACGTTCTACAAACCATTCTTTTAAGCATCGTGGATAATCCGATTAAAGCAGTAACAGAAGCTAATTTTATCGGGATTCTCGCATGGGCCATTGTGTTTGGACTAGCCTTTCGCCGTGCTGGCGAGTCAACAAAAGTATTATTGCAAGATACATCAAACGTCATGCTTAAAGTAGTTGAGTGGATTATCCGATTTGCCCCAATAGGGATATTAGGTTTAGTGTTTGAATCTATATCAGCAAATGGGCTCGGTTCGCTTCTTTCATATGGAAAACTATTAGCCTTATTACTGGGCTGTATGTTTATTGTTGCATTAGTCGTTAATCCATTATTCGTCTATAGTTTTACAAGAAAAAATCCATATCCACTTGTGTTAACTTGCTTACGGGAAAGCGGAATAACAGCCTTCTTCACTCGTAGTTCAGCAGCTAATATTCCTGTAAACTTAAAACTAAGTGAGAAGCTTGGACTTAATAAAGACACGTACTCAATCGCCATTCCGCTTGGAGCAACAATTAATATGGCGGGTGCAGCCGTAACGATTACGGTCTTGACGCTCGCAACCGTCCATTCATTGGATATACAGGTGAATTTGTTAACAGCGTTACTACTATCCTTTATAGCGACAATTAGTGCATGTGGAGCCTCAGGTGTGTCGGGCGGATCTTTATTGTTGATCCCACTCGCTGCAAGTTTGTTTGGGATTCCAGCTGATATTGCCATGCAGGTTGTAGGAATTGGGTTTATCATTGGTGTAGTTCAAGATTCCGCAGAGACTGCCTTAAATTCGTCAACTGATGTGATGTTTACTGCTGCAGCTGAAGCAAGAGAAAACCGACTAGCAGGAAAATAACCATTTTTAAAAGAGCGAGAGTTCCTTATGAAAGGAACTCGCTTTTTTTGTTGCAATCGAAGCAAATCAATGGGTTCCTTGTCAGCAACCCGCTCAACCCGTATAATGAGGAAAGCTTAAGACATAAGGGAGTTAGAATAAATGAATAAAGTGAAATTACTAGCCACAGCTACAATGGGACTAGAATCAATTGTTGCAAAAGAAGTGAAAGACTTAGGATATGAAGATGTTACTGTTGAAAATGGAAAAGTTACCTTTATGGCAGATATACAAGCAATACCTCGTGCTAACCTATGGTTACGTACTTCTGATCGTGTGAAATTGGTTGTTGGAGAATTTAAAGCCTTTACGTTTGATGAATTATTTGAAAAAACAAAAGCACTACCATGGGCTGATTTGATTCCTGCTAATGCAGAGTTTCCGGTTATTGGACGTTCCGTAAAATCGACTTTATTTAGCGTTCCAGACTGTCAGGCGATTGTGAAAAAAGCAGTTGTTGAGAGCCTGAAATTAAAACACAATATTAGCTGGTTTGATGAAGATGGTCCGCTTTATCGAATTGAAGTAGCCTTACACAAGGATGTAGCAACACTTACCCTGGATACAAGTGGTGAAGGACTTCATAAGCGTGGTTACCGTTACTTCCATAACGAAGCACCCCTTAAAGAAACATTGGCTGCCGCTCTTATAAAGCTGACAACCTGGAATCCAGATCGTCCATTTGCTGACCCATTCTGTGGATCAGGCACACTTCCAATTGAAGCAGCAATGATTGGCCAGAACTTAGCACCAGGTTTTAATCGTGATTTTGCCTCAGATGAATGGGATTGGATCGGTAAGGATCGCTGGAACCTTGCAAGACAAGAAGTAGAGGATTTAGCAAACTACGATCAAAAGCTGGACATTTTAGGTTCTGACATTGATCATCGAAGCGTAGAGCTCGCTCAAAATAATGCAGCAGAAGCTGGGTTTGCAGACTTAATTACCTTTAAACAAATGCAAGTACGTGACTTCAGCCATAAAGGCAGCTATGGGATTATCGTCGGAAACCCTCCATATGGTGAGCGGATCGGGGAAAGAGACGAGGTTGAATTCATGTATAAGCAAATGGGTGAAGCCTTACGTAATCATGATACATGGTCTGTTTATATGTTAACGTCAAACGAACAGTTTGAGGAATTCTACGGGAAAAAAGCCTCTAAGAAGCGTAAATTATATAACGGTAATTTAAAAACCGATTACTATCAGTACTTTGGCCCGAGACCGCCGAGGAAAGCCTAAGTAAGAAAGGTCTACCAGCTAAGAACACATTATTTTTATAAGCTATTCATTGAATGAGTAGGTATATATAAGGATAATGTGTTCTTTTCTTATTAACCAATTAGGTTTAGGTAAAGGGGTGTTAATTTGAACAAAAAAATGTATCTCATCTTAGCGATTGCTTATGCCGTCGTAGGTTTGATTTTAAATAATGTGCTACAAACTACTGTCGGAGGATATATGATGACGTTAAGCTTTATAGCATTTGTAGTAGCCGTTATAGGAACACTTTTTTATATCGTAAAATTTAATATTGAGTTTATTAAATATAAGCATAAAAATTAGTTAAAGAGGTTGCTATGATTAAAGTGAAACCTTTTGGAGCATCAAACGTATATACTTTGTGTAAAGATAATAAAATCATTGTCACTCTTAGATCCTCATCATGACCAGCGTTTAGTTTCTCACATTAAGGTTATACAGGTTATGGTACTAAATAATGTTGCTAAAAAGGAGTTAATAATCATGCCAAACAATGAAATTATTGATTACTACGAGGAACCGTCATCAGATGACCGTGTGCTCGCAATGCTAATTTATGTATCAAGCTTCTTTACAACAATTATTGGACCATTAATTATATGGTTAGTAAAAAAAGAAAATTCGTCTTTTGTTGATAAACACGGGAAAGAGTATTTCAACTTTATTATTTCTTATACCATTTATTCAATTATTGGAGCTATAACCATCGTGCTTTTTATCGGGTTAATTATTTTACCTGTGGTTGGTCTATTGTGGTTTATCTTCACAATCGTTGGTGCTGTAAAAGCATTTAACGGTGAGGTGTACCGCATCCCCCTTACGATTCCTTTCATTAAATAAACGATTTTAGCGACGAGCCTAGGTTCGTCGTTTTTCTTTGGGTTAAAACTGGTCTCATCTTTTGATGGATGCTAAGATGGGGGAGTAAAGGTGGTTGGTCATGATGAATACACTTATTATTACGAGTTACGTAGTAGGCAAAAACCATGAAAAATCAATACTGTTTAAGAGTACGGAGAGTAAGGATATTCATCAGCTAATGTTTGATGGATTAAAGGCTCTTTTAGCGGAAGAAGATGTAGATGATTCTTTTAAAACTGCTGAACAATTAAGCGTTAACATGATTGAGCAGGAATCAGGTCAGTCTCTCCCACGTATTCAACATTTTTCTCTATCGGGAAAGCTTGAAGATCGATTACTTGACCGACTTGAAGACATTCAAGATTGGATGGACCAGCATCATAGTAAAGAAGTCTTCGATCATTCATCGAACCTCTCCAGATTAATCAGTGATCTTTCATAATTTCATTTACCATATTTAGTTAGGAGCGATTTTTTGAGTCAAGATCTATTAATGCTAGGAATTGATGTCGGGACAACAAGCGCAAAAACAATGATCTTTAATACACAAGGAGTGGTTGCGGGGTCGAGTGAGATTAGTTACCCAACACTTTCGCCACAGCCTGCTTGGTCAGAGCAAGATCCTGAGGTAATCCTCCAAGCGGTAAAGGGATCCATTAAACAAGCCATCGCATCCTCAGGTCTTGCGCCTCGAGAAATTGCTGCAGCAGGTTTTTCTACAGCGATGCATTCTTTAGTTGCTGTTACTAAAGAAGGTAAGGCCATGACAAATAGTATCATCTGGTCTGATAACCGAAGCGCTGAGCAAGTGAGGAAGCTTAAAGAAACAAATGAAGCATTAGCCTTTTATATGCGAACTGGAACACCCATCCATACCATGTCTCCTTTATCGAAGTTAATATGGATGAGAGAGCATACGCCTGTCGTATTTAATGAAGCCTACAAATTCGTTTCCATTAAAGAATATATTTGGTTTCATTTATTTGGTGAATTTGTTGTTGACTATTCAATTGCTTCAGCTACAGGTCTCTTTAACCTTAAAATGAATGAATGGGACCAAGACATCTTGTCGTCTATTGGACTATCTACAGATAAATTGTCACCTCTTGTTCCAGTTACATACAAAAAAGAATTACCTCACGCTAGTCTTGCAAATGAATTAGGTGTAAGCGCAACAATGCCATTTGTTATTGGCGCAAGTGATGGTGTATTAGCCAATGTTGGCGCTGGGGCTGGTGCGAGTGATAAAACAATCATAACAATTGGAACAAGTGGCGCCATCAGGAGAACCGTTGATAAGCCAATGACGGATCCTCTACAACGCACATTTTGTTACGCATTAACAGAAAATAAATGGGTCATTGGTGGCGCAACAAATAATGGTGGAAATGCATTTAGATGGTTCCGCGATGAGTGGTCAAAAGGAAAGTCCTCTATGGGTGAAGAACCCATGGCAGAGGGCCTTTATGAGTATTTATTGCAGCTAGCTTCTACTTCACCAGCTGGAGCCAAAGGATTAATCTTTATGCCATTTTTAAATGGAGAACGGGCCCCGTATTGGAATCCGGATGCTCGTGCAGGATACATTGGGATAGCTAATCACCATACACAAGCAGACTTTGTTCGTTCATTGCTCGAGGGTGTCATCTTTAGCATCTATTCAGTTGGTACTGCTTTGCAGGAGTTAGGTGGGCCCATTCAAGAGATCCGCGCATCTGGCGGCTTTGCTAGATCAGAGCTATGGCTGCAAATACTAGCAGATGTCTTTGGTCAAACGATTGAAATCCCAACAAGCTATCATGCATCAGCCTTTGGTGCCGGCATAATAGCTCTAATCGGATCAGGGCACTTGCGTAATTTAGAAGAATCGGACCGCTGGACGGAAGTGATACAATCAGTTGAGCCAGATCATCACACACACGAGTCGTACGCACATATCTTCGAGATCTATCA comes from the Alkalihalobacillus sp. FSL W8-0930 genome and includes:
- a CDS encoding ATP-binding cassette domain-containing protein, with the protein product MLNLRNVSLTFNEGTSDEKKALQTIELHLKKGDFVTIIGSNGAGKSTLMNVISGALLPDEGDVQIDGQTVIKHQEYKRSALIGRVFQDPMAGTAPTMTIEENLAIAYSRNRKRSLKPGVNKQRKSFFKESLETLHLGLENRLSAKVGMLSGGERQALSLLMATFTEPSILLLDEHTAALDPSKQELITNLTREIVDRHHLTTLMVTHNMQQAIDLGNRLIMMDQGKIILDVPESKKQHMTVEGLLSEFKRIRGTQIESDRAVLG
- a CDS encoding class I SAM-dependent RNA methyltransferase, which gives rise to MNKVKLLATATMGLESIVAKEVKDLGYEDVTVENGKVTFMADIQAIPRANLWLRTSDRVKLVVGEFKAFTFDELFEKTKALPWADLIPANAEFPVIGRSVKSTLFSVPDCQAIVKKAVVESLKLKHNISWFDEDGPLYRIEVALHKDVATLTLDTSGEGLHKRGYRYFHNEAPLKETLAAALIKLTTWNPDRPFADPFCGSGTLPIEAAMIGQNLAPGFNRDFASDEWDWIGKDRWNLARQEVEDLANYDQKLDILGSDIDHRSVELAQNNAAEAGFADLITFKQMQVRDFSHKGSYGIIVGNPPYGERIGERDEVEFMYKQMGEALRNHDTWSVYMLTSNEQFEEFYGKKASKKRKLYNGNLKTDYYQYFGPRPPRKA
- the sstT gene encoding serine/threonine transporter SstT, coding for MKKFLLSWNKLGLVKQIVIGLLVGIVLAITIPDIASPVSILGTLFVGVLKAIAPILVLFLVISSIAQHQKNKKTNMKSIIVLYLVGTFSAAVIAVIASFMFPVRLDLVDSPEGFVAPEGIVDVLQTILLSIVDNPIKAVTEANFIGILAWAIVFGLAFRRAGESTKVLLQDTSNVMLKVVEWIIRFAPIGILGLVFESISANGLGSLLSYGKLLALLLGCMFIVALVVNPLFVYSFTRKNPYPLVLTCLRESGITAFFTRSSAANIPVNLKLSEKLGLNKDTYSIAIPLGATINMAGAAVTITVLTLATVHSLDIQVNLLTALLLSFIATISACGASGVSGGSLLLIPLAASLFGIPADIAMQVVGIGFIIGVVQDSAETALNSSTDVMFTAAAEARENRLAGK
- a CDS encoding DUF4870 domain-containing protein, whose translation is MPNNEIIDYYEEPSSDDRVLAMLIYVSSFFTTIIGPLIIWLVKKENSSFVDKHGKEYFNFIISYTIYSIIGAITIVLFIGLIILPVVGLLWFIFTIVGAVKAFNGEVYRIPLTIPFIK
- a CDS encoding gluconokinase: MSQDLLMLGIDVGTTSAKTMIFNTQGVVAGSSEISYPTLSPQPAWSEQDPEVILQAVKGSIKQAIASSGLAPREIAAAGFSTAMHSLVAVTKEGKAMTNSIIWSDNRSAEQVRKLKETNEALAFYMRTGTPIHTMSPLSKLIWMREHTPVVFNEAYKFVSIKEYIWFHLFGEFVVDYSIASATGLFNLKMNEWDQDILSSIGLSTDKLSPLVPVTYKKELPHASLANELGVSATMPFVIGASDGVLANVGAGAGASDKTIITIGTSGAIRRTVDKPMTDPLQRTFCYALTENKWVIGGATNNGGNAFRWFRDEWSKGKSSMGEEPMAEGLYEYLLQLASTSPAGAKGLIFMPFLNGERAPYWNPDARAGYIGIANHHTQADFVRSLLEGVIFSIYSVGTALQELGGPIQEIRASGGFARSELWLQILADVFGQTIEIPTSYHASAFGAGIIALIGSGHLRNLEESDRWTEVIQSVEPDHHTHESYAHIFEIYQSLYQALETPFQQLAGIQKNYINQPYE
- a CDS encoding ABC transporter permease yields the protein MLAFYGALELGFIYAIMALGVYLTFRILDFPDLTVDGSFVTGAAVAAISIVNGVDPFVSTILAVLAGFVAGCMTGILHTKGSINPLLAGILMMIALYSINLRIMGMPRVSLLNEPTVFAWVRERWDALGLDQPFRSFFEGLGLTTLPSTWSLMFIMLLLIIVIKGITDYFLKTEVGLAIRATGDNKRMIRSFSANTDHYIILGLGLSNGLVALSGSLIAQQGGFADAGMGIGMIIIGLASVIIGEALFGTKSIFRTTLAVIFGAIIYRIVVAFALKVDFLEAGDMKLITAILVIVALISPKMIEKQRERMKRKQKHRLAKKEGGANHAKSA
- a CDS encoding ABC transporter substrate-binding protein yields the protein MLKKWGAGLTASTVILALTACGNGNEEGTGGADDTEEASFTIGATQILEHPSLDAAYKGFQDALEDAGINAEYSFQSAQGDPNNTSTIATNFVSDGVDLIFANSTPSAISALQATQDIPIVFTSVTDPVEAGLVTALDEPGDLITGVRDLHPEAISDTVAFIEENFPDSTIGLVYNAGESNSVVQIDAIKDEVDSTSLSTTERTVATSADVQSAATALADDADLIYLVTDNTVISALESIVGIANDRDLPLIASDPESLDSGAFAAFGVNFHTLGYQAGEMAVDILNGDKSPSELPVQSPADINLVINREAAEAQGIEWKEEWEDAASTYESN